A window of Phyllobacterium sp. T1293 contains these coding sequences:
- a CDS encoding HPr kinase/phosphorylase, translating to MPSEDGELIHASAVLVGDRGVLVRGNSGSGKSSLVRALMDRAAYRGMFAMLVSDDQCRIRAQSGRLLCTPPLALHGGLEVRGSGLHAADFEESAVIHLVVDLVEPNQSVRFGEDAITCLHGVAIAHLILPKWAINAACRAVEARLFRPVWKK from the coding sequence ATGCCGAGCGAAGATGGTGAGCTGATTCATGCCAGCGCCGTGCTCGTCGGTGACCGGGGCGTGCTTGTTCGCGGAAACTCGGGATCGGGAAAATCATCGCTCGTTCGGGCGCTTATGGATCGCGCTGCTTATAGAGGCATGTTCGCAATGCTTGTCAGTGATGATCAGTGCCGTATTCGCGCGCAGTCAGGTCGCCTGCTTTGTACACCGCCGCTTGCCCTACATGGCGGTCTGGAAGTACGTGGGTCGGGTTTACACGCTGCAGATTTTGAAGAAAGCGCTGTCATTCACCTTGTGGTCGATCTGGTCGAACCGAACCAATCGGTTCGTTTTGGCGAAGATGCTATAACTTGTCTTCACGGCGTCGCAATCGCACATCTTATTCTGCCAAAATGGGCAATAAATGCTGCCTGCCGTGCCGTTGAAGCCAGGCTTTTTCGGCCTGTCTGGAAAAAATAA
- a CDS encoding sensor histidine kinase has translation MVAGLQGSNVTRKSAVMRRKRSLAVRRFLQPLNRLFGNYLFSSLTRRILFLNLAGLAVLLSGIMYLNQFRDGLIDARVESLMTQGEIIAAAIASEATVDTNSISVDPEKLLELQAGQSITPSPDVLDNLDFPINPERVAPVLRQLIQPTRTRARIYDRDSNLLLDSRHLYSRGQVLRYELPPIEGDQPTFLERLTNRMTRLLRRSDLPIYQEQPGGNGASFPEIVKALTGQPATIVRMTEKGEQIVSVAVPIQRFRAVLGVLLLSTEGGDIDKIVQGERYAIIRVFTVAALVMAILSLFLASTIANPLRRLAAAADRVRHGVKNREEIPDFSERQDEIGHLSTSIRDMTNALYARIESIESFAADVSHELKNPLTSLRSAVETLPLAKNDDSRKRLLDVIQHDVRRLDRLITDISDASRLDAELAREDSEHVDLKFLLGNLVTAAREVRRNKKDTQIDFVVGKLPPNKKGFFVVGHDLRLGQVVSNLVENARSFVPEEHGAITVSLQHMGDRVRILVEDNGPGIRVEQIDRIFERFYTDRPSGEAFGQNSGLGLSISRQIIEAHGGTLNAENIIDPNDAENYLGARFTAILPAEI, from the coding sequence ATGGTAGCCGGACTCCAGGGCAGCAATGTTACGCGCAAGAGCGCCGTCATGCGCCGGAAGCGTTCGCTTGCCGTGAGGCGATTCCTGCAACCGCTCAATCGGTTGTTTGGCAATTATCTGTTTTCAAGCCTGACCCGCCGTATTCTGTTTCTCAATCTTGCGGGTCTGGCCGTGCTCTTGTCCGGCATCATGTATCTCAATCAGTTCCGCGACGGGTTGATTGACGCCCGTGTCGAAAGCCTGATGACGCAGGGTGAGATCATCGCGGCGGCCATAGCCTCGGAAGCCACTGTCGATACAAATTCCATCTCGGTTGATCCGGAGAAGCTGCTGGAGCTGCAGGCCGGGCAGAGCATAACGCCATCGCCGGATGTGCTGGATAACCTTGATTTCCCGATCAACCCGGAAAGGGTTGCCCCTGTATTGCGGCAACTTATCCAGCCAACCCGAACCCGCGCGCGTATTTACGATCGCGATTCCAATCTCCTGCTGGATTCTCGCCATCTTTATTCGCGCGGTCAGGTGCTGCGTTACGAACTGCCGCCCATTGAGGGAGATCAGCCCACGTTTCTGGAGCGGCTTACCAATCGCATGACCCGGCTGCTTCGCCGGAGCGATCTGCCGATCTATCAGGAGCAACCCGGTGGTAACGGTGCGTCCTTCCCTGAAATCGTCAAGGCACTGACCGGACAACCCGCCACCATTGTCCGCATGACGGAAAAGGGTGAGCAGATTGTCTCGGTTGCCGTGCCGATTCAGCGCTTCCGCGCCGTACTTGGCGTTCTGCTGCTTTCCACCGAAGGCGGCGATATCGATAAGATCGTTCAGGGCGAACGCTATGCGATTATTCGAGTGTTTACCGTTGCCGCGCTGGTTATGGCCATTCTTTCGCTGTTTCTGGCCTCAACGATTGCCAATCCGCTCCGCCGTCTTGCCGCCGCAGCGGATCGCGTACGCCACGGCGTAAAAAACCGCGAGGAAATTCCTGATTTTTCTGAACGTCAGGATGAGATCGGGCATCTGTCCACCTCTATCCGCGACATGACCAATGCGCTCTATGCCCGTATTGAATCGATCGAGAGTTTTGCCGCTGATGTCAGCCACGAACTGAAGAACCCGCTGACGTCGCTTCGAAGTGCGGTGGAGACTTTGCCGCTGGCCAAGAATGATGATTCACGCAAGCGGCTGCTTGATGTCATCCAGCACGATGTGCGTCGGCTGGATCGTCTTATCACGGATATTTCCGATGCTTCGCGTCTGGACGCGGAACTGGCACGCGAAGATTCGGAGCATGTGGATCTCAAGTTCCTGCTTGGCAATCTGGTGACGGCCGCGCGCGAAGTGCGTCGCAACAAGAAAGACACGCAAATCGACTTTGTGGTGGGCAAGCTACCACCAAACAAAAAGGGCTTTTTCGTTGTTGGCCATGATCTGCGCCTTGGTCAGGTTGTCTCCAACCTGGTTGAAAATGCGCGTTCTTTTGTGCCGGAAGAACACGGGGCCATCACCGTTTCACTACAACATATGGGTGATCGTGTCCGCATTCTGGTCGAAGACAATGGACCGGGCATTCGTGTTGAGCAGATTGATCGTATTTTTGAGCGATTCTATACGGATCGGCCGTCGGGCGAAGCTTTTGGCCAGAATTCCGGCCTTGGTCTTTCCATCAGCCGACAGATCATTGAGGCTCACGGCGGCACGTTGAATGCGGAAAATATTATCGATCCGAACGATGCTGAAAATTATCTCGGTGCCCGCTTCACCGCGATTCTACCGGCCGAGATCTGA
- a CDS encoding response regulator transcription factor yields MREVPAMQTIALVDDDRNILTSVSIALESEGYRVETYTDGASALDGLMARPPNLAIFDIKMPRMDGMELLRRLRQKSDLPVIFLTSKDDEIDELFGLKMGADDFITKPFSQRLLVERVKAVLRRVAAREGAAKPGSPQAKSLERGQLVMDQERHTCTWMGEPVTLTVTEFLILHSLAQRPGVVKSRDALMDAAYDEQVYVDDRTIDSHIKRLRKKFKVVDDDFDMIETLYGVGYRFRET; encoded by the coding sequence ATGAGGGAAGTACCCGCAATGCAGACCATCGCGCTCGTTGATGACGATCGCAATATTCTGACGTCCGTATCGATTGCGCTTGAATCGGAAGGTTATCGTGTCGAGACTTATACCGACGGCGCTTCAGCACTCGATGGCCTGATGGCTCGTCCGCCAAATCTTGCTATTTTCGATATCAAGATGCCGCGCATGGATGGAATGGAACTTCTGCGCCGTCTGCGCCAGAAGTCCGACCTGCCTGTTATCTTCCTGACGTCCAAGGACGACGAGATCGATGAACTCTTCGGCCTCAAGATGGGCGCGGATGATTTCATCACCAAGCCGTTTTCACAGCGTCTTCTGGTCGAACGCGTCAAGGCGGTATTGCGCCGTGTTGCTGCGCGTGAAGGTGCAGCCAAGCCCGGCAGCCCGCAGGCCAAATCGCTGGAACGTGGTCAGCTTGTCATGGATCAGGAACGCCACACCTGCACCTGGATGGGTGAGCCAGTCACCTTGACTGTCACAGAATTCCTCATTCTGCACTCACTGGCCCAGCGCCCCGGCGTTGTCAAAAGCCGTGATGCCTTGATGGATGCGGCCTATGATGAGCAGGTCTATGTGGATGATCGGACGATTGACAGTCACATCAAGCGCCTGCGCAAGAAGTTCAAAGTCGTCGACGATGATTTCGATATGATCGAGACATTGTACGGCGTCGGGTATCGTTTCAGGGAAACGTGA
- a CDS encoding ribonuclease activity regulator RraA, translated as MTNYDLKPETCEKLMGVATPTIATALFKRGLRNQFIQDVRPLSVKSRNMVGQAFTLRYIPAREDLNTIDVFKNPNHPQRAAVEQCPTGAVLVMDSRKDARAASAGSILISRLQVRGVAGVVTDGGFRDSPEIAGLSIHAYHNRPSAPTNLTHHQAYDINVPIGCGDVAVFPGDVLVGDNEGVIVIPQHLADEIADETVEMTAYEDFVTEQVMDGASIIGLYPATSDKPKAEFAVWREKNGR; from the coding sequence ATGACAAACTATGATCTAAAGCCAGAAACGTGCGAAAAACTGATGGGTGTCGCGACGCCGACCATCGCCACGGCGCTGTTCAAACGTGGACTACGCAACCAGTTTATTCAGGACGTCCGCCCGCTTTCTGTGAAAAGCAGGAATATGGTCGGGCAGGCCTTCACTTTGCGGTATATCCCGGCGCGTGAAGACCTGAACACCATCGACGTGTTCAAGAATCCCAATCATCCGCAACGCGCTGCCGTCGAGCAGTGTCCGACGGGCGCTGTCCTTGTCATGGACAGCCGCAAAGATGCGCGTGCAGCCTCGGCAGGTTCCATTCTGATCTCGCGGTTGCAGGTTCGCGGCGTTGCAGGTGTTGTCACTGATGGCGGCTTCCGCGACAGTCCGGAAATTGCCGGTCTGTCTATCCATGCCTATCACAACCGGCCATCGGCCCCCACCAATCTCACACATCATCAGGCCTATGACATCAATGTGCCGATTGGCTGCGGCGATGTTGCGGTGTTTCCTGGCGATGTACTGGTCGGCGATAATGAAGGTGTCATTGTCATACCCCAGCATCTTGCGGACGAGATAGCCGATGAAACAGTTGAAATGACAGCCTATGAAGATTTCGTCACTGAACAGGTGATGGATGGCGCTTCAATCATCGGGCTTTACCCTGCAACAAGCGACAAACCCAAAGCTGAATTTGCTGTCTGGCGCGAAAAGAATGGGCGGTAG
- the araD gene encoding L-arabinonate dehydratase: protein MTVKKTQDMLRSARWFAPDDLRSSGHRSRTMQMGYAPEEWAGKPVIAILNTWSDANPCHAHFKHRVEDVKRGVFQAGGFPLELPALSLSESYVKPTTMLYRNMLAMEAEELLRSHPVDGAVLMGGCDKTTPGLVMGALSAGLPMIYLPAGPMLRGNYRGKALGSGSDAWKFWDERRAGNLSTEEWVEVEAGIARSYGHCMTMGTASTMTAIAEAMGLTLPGASSIPAADSNHIRMSSAVGRRIVNMVWENLVPGKILTKAAVDNAVAVAMATGCSTNAIVHLVAMARRAGVNLTMDDLDSAGRTTPVLANIRPTGNTYLMEDFYYAGGLRALMAKLASKLDLSVLTVSGRTLGETLEGAECFNNDVIRSLDNPVYQEGSLAVLKGNLAPTGAVIKPAACDPRFHQHEGPALVFDSYPEMKAAIDDENLDVTPDHVLVLRGAGPQGGPGMPEWGMLPMPKALLKQGYRDMLRLSDARMSGTSYGACVLHVSPESHVGGPLALLKTGDIIRLDLNARRIDMLVDDSELENRRRNWVKPAEKAGRGYGWMFARHVGQADTGADFDFLETRFGPSAPEPDIY from the coding sequence ATGACAGTCAAGAAAACACAGGACATGTTGAGGAGCGCGCGCTGGTTCGCCCCGGATGATCTGCGCAGTTCCGGGCACCGCTCAAGAACGATGCAGATGGGCTATGCGCCGGAAGAGTGGGCTGGCAAACCTGTGATTGCTATCCTCAACACCTGGTCCGATGCCAATCCGTGCCATGCACACTTCAAGCATCGCGTTGAAGACGTAAAGCGCGGTGTATTTCAGGCGGGAGGATTTCCTCTGGAATTGCCAGCGCTGTCGCTGTCCGAAAGCTATGTCAAACCAACGACCATGCTTTATCGCAACATGCTGGCCATGGAGGCCGAGGAATTGCTGCGCTCCCATCCGGTCGATGGCGCTGTGTTGATGGGCGGTTGTGACAAGACCACGCCGGGGCTGGTCATGGGCGCATTGAGCGCCGGCTTGCCCATGATCTATCTGCCCGCCGGACCGATGTTGCGTGGCAATTATCGCGGCAAAGCTTTGGGCTCGGGCTCCGATGCCTGGAAATTCTGGGACGAGCGACGTGCCGGTAATCTTTCGACTGAAGAATGGGTTGAGGTGGAGGCAGGGATTGCCCGATCCTATGGACACTGCATGACCATGGGGACGGCGAGCACCATGACAGCAATCGCCGAGGCCATGGGGCTGACATTGCCCGGAGCAAGTTCAATACCTGCGGCAGATTCGAACCATATCCGCATGTCATCCGCCGTTGGGCGGCGTATCGTCAATATGGTGTGGGAAAATCTTGTTCCCGGCAAAATTCTGACGAAGGCGGCTGTCGATAACGCGGTTGCGGTGGCTATGGCCACGGGCTGCTCAACCAACGCTATTGTTCATCTGGTTGCCATGGCCCGCCGTGCCGGTGTGAACCTGACAATGGATGATCTCGACAGTGCGGGTCGCACAACGCCCGTTCTCGCCAACATAAGGCCAACCGGCAATACCTATCTGATGGAGGATTTCTACTACGCCGGAGGCCTGCGGGCGCTTATGGCTAAGCTTGCCAGCAAGCTGGATCTTTCCGTGCTTACCGTCTCCGGACGAACGCTGGGAGAAACATTGGAAGGAGCAGAGTGTTTCAATAATGATGTCATCCGCTCGCTTGATAACCCTGTGTATCAGGAGGGCTCGCTTGCAGTGCTCAAAGGCAATCTGGCGCCAACCGGGGCAGTGATAAAACCTGCCGCCTGCGATCCGCGTTTTCATCAACATGAGGGCCCCGCCCTTGTGTTTGACAGCTATCCCGAGATGAAAGCCGCGATTGATGATGAGAATCTGGATGTGACGCCGGACCACGTTCTTGTGCTGCGCGGCGCCGGACCGCAGGGAGGGCCCGGCATGCCTGAATGGGGCATGCTGCCTATGCCAAAGGCTCTGTTAAAACAGGGCTATCGCGACATGCTTCGCCTTTCCGATGCCCGGATGAGCGGCACCAGTTATGGTGCTTGTGTTCTCCATGTCTCGCCCGAGTCACATGTGGGCGGCCCGCTCGCGCTTTTGAAAACGGGCGATATTATCAGGCTCGACCTGAACGCACGCCGGATCGACATGCTTGTTGATGATAGCGAACTCGAAAACCGCCGCCGGAACTGGGTAAAACCAGCCGAGAAAGCCGGACGAGGCTATGGCTGGATGTTTGCCCGTCATGTGGGGCAGGCCGATACGGGCGCGGATTTTGATTTTCTTGAAACACGATTCGGACCATCCGCCCCTGAACCAGATATCTACTGA
- a CDS encoding ABC transporter permease, with protein MANPQIILASDVTANRPHANVAEVEQKLGTLELVWGISAVRKTVLIILLALIWQAYAVYLDNPLLFPTLSDTLITMYDRFADGVLPARIWTTLQVLITGYVAGTALAALLTILAINTRIGTDFLETMTAMFNPLPAISLLPLALIWFGLGASSLVFVLIHSVLWAVALNTHAGFLGVSRTLRMVGGNYGLTGLSYVLRILVPAAFPSILTGLKIGWAFAWRTLIAAELVFGVSSGQGGLGWFIFENRNLLDIPAVFAGLLTVIIIGLVVENLVFQTIERHTIQKWGMKE; from the coding sequence ATGGCCAATCCGCAAATCATACTCGCTTCCGATGTCACGGCAAACCGGCCGCATGCCAATGTGGCTGAGGTCGAACAGAAACTTGGAACACTGGAACTGGTGTGGGGCATCAGTGCCGTACGCAAGACGGTGCTGATCATCCTGCTGGCATTGATCTGGCAAGCATATGCTGTTTACCTCGATAACCCTCTGCTGTTCCCGACGCTCAGCGATACACTCATTACGATGTATGATCGTTTTGCCGATGGCGTATTGCCAGCGCGCATCTGGACAACACTTCAAGTACTGATAACTGGATATGTGGCGGGCACGGCACTCGCCGCGCTGTTGACCATTCTCGCGATCAATACGCGTATAGGCACCGACTTTCTCGAAACCATGACGGCGATGTTCAATCCGTTGCCCGCCATCTCGCTGCTGCCGCTGGCCCTGATCTGGTTTGGTCTCGGTGCTTCCAGCCTTGTCTTCGTTCTTATCCATTCTGTGCTCTGGGCTGTGGCGCTCAACACCCATGCGGGGTTTCTCGGTGTTTCCAGAACCCTGCGTATGGTGGGCGGAAATTATGGACTGACGGGGCTTTCCTACGTTTTGCGGATTCTGGTGCCAGCGGCTTTTCCGTCAATTCTAACTGGATTGAAGATCGGTTGGGCTTTTGCCTGGCGCACGCTGATTGCAGCCGAACTCGTATTTGGCGTTTCATCGGGGCAGGGCGGCCTTGGCTGGTTCATCTTCGAGAACCGCAATCTGCTCGACATTCCGGCTGTATTTGCCGGATTGCTGACCGTCATTATCATTGGTCTTGTCGTTGAGAACCTCGTCTTTCAGACGATCGAACGCCATACGATTCAAAAATGGGGAATGAAGGAATGA
- a CDS encoding ABC transporter ATP-binding protein, whose translation MTHGITETANANRQEAIRSLLTVDKVTLRYKTPNLLVTATEDVSFSVEQSDRFVLLGPSGCGKSTLLKAVGGYMTPVSGSIHINGRPVKKPGADRMMVFQEFDQLLPWKTVLENVMFPLLVARKLPRAEAEERARDYIDKVKLTRAADSYPHTLSGGMKQRVAIARGMAMQPDILLMDEPFAALDALTRRQMQDELLQLWDDTKFTVIFVTHSIAEAIKISNRILLLSPHPGRVKAEVIDVDQARTDDGSAAALERDIHNLLFSEPGHRE comes from the coding sequence ATGACCCATGGAATAACCGAAACCGCAAATGCCAACAGGCAAGAGGCGATTAGATCGCTTCTCACTGTCGATAAGGTAACGCTGCGGTACAAGACGCCAAATCTGTTGGTTACAGCGACTGAAGATGTGAGTTTTTCCGTCGAACAGTCCGATCGCTTCGTTCTTCTGGGACCATCCGGTTGTGGCAAGTCTACGCTTTTGAAGGCCGTCGGCGGCTATATGACGCCGGTCAGCGGTTCCATTCATATTAATGGACGCCCCGTTAAAAAGCCCGGTGCTGATCGCATGATGGTTTTTCAGGAGTTCGACCAGCTCCTGCCTTGGAAGACGGTGCTCGAAAATGTGATGTTTCCTTTGCTGGTTGCGCGGAAATTACCGCGCGCCGAAGCGGAAGAAAGGGCACGCGATTATATCGACAAGGTGAAGCTGACACGCGCTGCTGATAGCTATCCCCATACATTGTCAGGCGGCATGAAACAGCGTGTGGCTATCGCCCGAGGCATGGCCATGCAACCGGATATCCTGCTGATGGACGAACCCTTTGCTGCCCTTGACGCACTCACCCGCCGCCAGATGCAGGATGAGCTTCTACAGCTTTGGGACGATACGAAATTCACCGTCATCTTCGTGACCCACTCGATTGCCGAAGCCATCAAGATTTCCAATCGGATTCTTCTGCTCTCGCCACATCCGGGGCGCGTCAAGGCCGAAGTTATCGATGTTGATCAGGCGCGCACAGATGACGGCAGTGCCGCTGCACTGGAACGCGATATTCACAATCTGCTGTTCTCCGAACCGGGTCACAGGGAATAA
- a CDS encoding ABC transporter substrate-binding protein — MRLLVRGITALGLILGLCSAAHAQQKTEISITRQPGILYLASHVMETQKLIEKHAAEDGLKGVTVNWRTFSGGGAQTDALLSGNVDVVNTGTGNLLLLWDRTRGKVKGIITSSAQPVILVSRDLRIKSLKDIGPTDKIAVPTVGVSTQAILLQMAAAQMFGEADTKHFDPNTVQLGHPDAMAALANKNHEVASHFSAPPFQYIEIAAGNHVVANSKDIIGGPLTQATFFTTTAFAESNPVLVKALREATVEAIDLIKKNPREALSEYKQISGDKTDLDALVKILEQPDMMEFRTDPQGTMKFAAHLHRLGTLKTMPAAWTDYYLPESADLKGN; from the coding sequence ATGCGATTGCTTGTTCGCGGGATTACCGCACTTGGTTTGATATTAGGTTTGTGCTCTGCGGCGCACGCTCAGCAAAAGACCGAGATTTCGATCACGCGGCAGCCGGGAATTCTCTATCTGGCAAGTCATGTCATGGAGACGCAGAAGCTCATTGAAAAACACGCGGCGGAAGATGGGCTCAAGGGCGTCACCGTCAATTGGCGGACCTTCAGCGGCGGCGGTGCGCAAACCGATGCGTTGCTGTCAGGCAATGTCGATGTGGTCAATACAGGCACGGGCAATCTGCTGCTCCTGTGGGACAGGACGCGCGGAAAGGTAAAGGGGATAATCACCAGCTCGGCGCAGCCTGTCATCCTTGTATCCCGCGATCTCAGGATCAAATCGTTGAAAGATATCGGGCCGACCGACAAGATTGCCGTGCCGACAGTGGGCGTTTCAACACAGGCAATTTTGCTGCAAATGGCTGCGGCGCAAATGTTTGGGGAAGCTGATACCAAGCATTTCGATCCGAACACCGTGCAGCTTGGCCATCCCGACGCAATGGCGGCACTGGCAAACAAGAATCATGAAGTGGCCAGTCATTTTTCTGCCCCGCCGTTTCAATATATTGAGATTGCCGCGGGAAATCACGTCGTCGCCAATTCCAAGGACATTATTGGCGGGCCGCTGACACAGGCAACTTTTTTCACCACGACAGCTTTTGCCGAGTCTAATCCGGTGCTTGTCAAGGCATTGCGGGAAGCGACGGTCGAAGCAATTGACCTGATCAAGAAGAATCCACGGGAAGCCTTGAGTGAATACAAGCAAATATCCGGTGATAAGACGGATCTTGATGCGCTGGTGAAAATCCTTGAACAGCCAGACATGATGGAATTCCGCACCGACCCTCAGGGGACGATGAAGTTCGCGGCGCACCTGCACAGGCTCGGGACGCTCAAGACAATGCCAGCGGCCTGGACAGATTATTATCTGCCTGAATCCGCTGATCTTAAAGGCAACTGA
- a CDS encoding GntR family transcriptional regulator — MSDRVNGGILDRTRQVAHQIHEILRERILAVELVPGTILSRASLQLEFGVSQTPVRDALMRLEEEGIVEVYPQYATVVARIDINHARQAQFLRLSIELEAVRRLTLECPEQLADDLDHVLTRQQMVASPQTFDLFDTLDKEFHHKIYERANILNLWATVRRQSVHLDRLRRLNLPMPGKMQTVLADHKGIIDAIRSKNPVAAESAVRKHLSGTLSIIDLISEQFPDYVRR, encoded by the coding sequence ATGAGCGACAGGGTGAACGGCGGCATTCTGGATCGGACCCGGCAAGTGGCCCATCAAATCCATGAAATATTGCGCGAGCGGATTCTCGCGGTGGAGCTTGTTCCGGGAACCATCTTGTCGCGCGCATCCCTGCAGCTGGAATTTGGAGTCAGTCAGACACCTGTCAGGGACGCACTAATGCGCCTGGAAGAGGAAGGGATCGTTGAAGTCTATCCGCAATACGCCACCGTGGTTGCACGAATTGACATCAACCATGCACGGCAAGCGCAGTTTCTGAGACTTTCAATTGAACTGGAAGCCGTGCGGCGATTGACTTTGGAATGTCCCGAACAATTGGCTGATGACCTCGATCATGTTTTGACCCGCCAGCAAATGGTCGCCTCCCCGCAGACATTTGATCTGTTCGATACGCTCGACAAGGAATTTCACCACAAAATTTACGAACGAGCCAACATTCTCAATCTGTGGGCGACGGTGCGTCGCCAAAGCGTGCATCTTGATCGCCTGCGCCGCCTCAACCTCCCCATGCCCGGAAAGATGCAGACGGTCTTGGCCGATCACAAAGGCATCATCGATGCGATCAGATCGAAAAATCCCGTCGCAGCGGAGAGTGCCGTTCGCAAACATCTTTCCGGAACACTGTCCATCATTGATCTCATCAGTGAGCAGTTTCCCGACTACGTCCGCCGGTGA
- a CDS encoding phosphoenolpyruvate carboxykinase, which produces MTRETGIHNAAIALGTSGLKELSAVYYNFGAAELYEETLRRGEAQLTAQGALVAKTGQHTGRSPKDKFVVRDASTEDHVWWDNNAPMTPEAFELLYADFAEHAKGKEVFVQDLIGGADKDYSLNTRVITEFAWHSLFIRNLLIRPEREALAGFVPKMTIIDLPSFRADPKRHGTRTETVIAVDLTRMIVLIGGSAYAGEMKKSVFTALNYLLPAKGVMPMHCSANEGPDGDAAVFFGLSGTGKTTLSADPTRTLIGDDEHGWGEHGVFNFEGGCYAKTIRLSAEAEPEIYATTQRFGTVLENVVLDENRVPDFNDGSLTENTRCAYPLDFIPNASKTGKAGHPKNIIMLTADAFGVMPPIAKLTPAQAMYHFLSGYTAKVAGTERGVTEPEATFSTCFGAPFMPRHPSEYGNLLRQLIAEHGVDCWLVNTGWTGGAYGTGKRMPIKATRALLSAALDGSLKDAEFRTDPNFGFAVPVAVPGVDTSILDPRSTWADKQAYDAQAKKLVGMFVTNFGKFESHVDSDIRAAAPHTPVAAE; this is translated from the coding sequence ATGACTAGAGAGACCGGTATCCATAACGCGGCGATCGCGCTCGGCACCTCAGGCTTGAAGGAGCTTTCGGCGGTCTATTATAATTTCGGAGCCGCTGAGCTTTACGAAGAGACTTTGCGCCGCGGCGAAGCACAGCTGACGGCACAAGGCGCACTGGTTGCAAAGACCGGCCAGCACACGGGCCGCTCGCCCAAGGACAAGTTTGTCGTGCGCGATGCGTCGACCGAAGATCACGTCTGGTGGGATAACAATGCCCCGATGACACCAGAGGCGTTTGAGCTTCTTTATGCAGACTTTGCCGAACATGCCAAAGGCAAGGAAGTTTTTGTTCAGGACCTCATTGGCGGTGCTGACAAGGATTACAGCCTGAACACGCGCGTCATCACGGAATTTGCGTGGCATTCCCTGTTCATTCGCAATCTTCTGATCCGTCCGGAACGCGAAGCACTGGCGGGTTTCGTGCCAAAAATGACAATCATTGATCTGCCTTCATTCCGCGCCGATCCCAAGCGGCACGGAACGCGAACTGAAACGGTCATTGCCGTTGATCTGACACGCATGATCGTTCTCATCGGCGGCTCGGCCTATGCGGGTGAAATGAAGAAGTCTGTTTTCACCGCCCTGAACTATCTCCTGCCTGCCAAGGGCGTCATGCCTATGCATTGCTCGGCCAATGAAGGTCCGGATGGTGATGCGGCAGTGTTTTTCGGTCTTTCCGGCACCGGTAAGACGACGCTTTCGGCTGACCCAACCCGCACATTGATCGGCGATGACGAACATGGCTGGGGCGAACACGGCGTTTTCAACTTCGAAGGCGGCTGCTACGCCAAGACAATCCGGCTTTCGGCTGAAGCAGAGCCGGAAATCTACGCCACAACACAGCGTTTCGGCACTGTTCTTGAGAATGTTGTTCTCGATGAAAACCGGGTTCCGGATTTCAATGATGGCTCCCTGACCGAGAACACGCGCTGCGCCTATCCGCTGGATTTCATTCCGAACGCGTCCAAGACGGGCAAAGCGGGCCACCCGAAGAATATCATCATGCTGACGGCAGATGCTTTCGGTGTGATGCCGCCCATTGCCAAGCTGACGCCAGCGCAGGCCATGTACCACTTCCTTTCCGGATATACGGCAAAGGTCGCTGGCACTGAACGCGGTGTCACGGAACCGGAAGCGACTTTCTCGACCTGTTTCGGTGCGCCGTTCATGCCCCGACACCCTTCGGAATATGGCAATCTCCTGCGCCAGCTTATTGCTGAACATGGTGTTGATTGCTGGCTGGTCAATACTGGCTGGACCGGTGGTGCCTATGGAACAGGCAAGCGCATGCCCATCAAGGCGACACGCGCTCTTCTGAGTGCCGCTCTTGACGGTTCGCTCAAGGACGCAGAGTTCCGCACAGATCCGAACTTCGGTTTTGCCGTACCGGTTGCTGTACCCGGTGTGGACACATCGATTCTCGATCCACGTTCGACCTGGGCTGACAAGCAGGCTTACGATGCCCAAGCCAAGAAGCTGGTTGGCATGTTTGTCACCAATTTCGGCAAGTTCGAAAGTCACGTCGATAGCGATATCCGCGCTGCGGCTCCGCACACGCCAGTTGCTGCCGAGTAG